The following are from one region of the Candidatus Edwardsbacteria bacterium genome:
- a CDS encoding ATP-binding protein, producing the protein MAKSLKARLLSLTLLTIVSMIGLLSIYLSMVSRHYLLNITLKGMEPLARLTAENISISLTGPASVDLDSLADGYSGITGYRMTIIDADGTVLGDSDEDGMNLAAMDNHLGRPEIRTVSRTGSGHSLRYSQTLKKELIYLAVPVNVRGKPWGYCRIAWPFTDFSTYRWHLFFSLLTGFLIAAALLIFIYNTYWNSVIRSINKIEEAVARISGGDLSARAPTNQGSTELDFIAGSLNTLAQSWENTLSDRDGQRLRLSAVLQSMSEGVLVIDNRQRITMINAPACRMFGLEHSDCQGRLLIEVIRHPDIGEWSRHCSSGLEFAVGNKSYLVHGSPLESNKQDSDIVIVVSDITDFKKLENIRKDFVANVSHELKTPLSAIIGYSQALNDGSYQNKDQMRDFLERIHRQSERMNRIVSDLLTLSSFETGSYAINLQPVLLKDLVQRAVENIQQPAGQKKQTVLVKDIPESCQIKADEIKMIQALTNLMDNATKYTPEGGRIEVSVELKDNIVRIRVSDNGSGISSEHLTRIFERFYRVDKGRSREMGGTGLGLAIVKHIVEMHQGKVGVSSQIGKGSEFWAELPI; encoded by the coding sequence ATGGCCAAAAGCCTCAAGGCACGGTTGCTTTCCCTCACCCTGCTGACCATAGTCTCTATGATAGGCCTGCTGAGCATTTATCTTTCGATGGTCAGCCGCCATTACCTGCTTAATATAACTCTCAAGGGGATGGAACCTCTGGCCAGACTGACTGCGGAAAATATCTCCATTTCCTTGACCGGTCCCGCTTCTGTCGATTTGGATTCTCTGGCTGATGGCTATTCCGGGATCACCGGGTACCGCATGACCATCATCGATGCTGATGGCACGGTTTTGGGTGATTCCGACGAGGACGGCATGAACTTGGCCGCCATGGACAATCATCTGGGCCGGCCAGAAATACGAACCGTTTCCCGAACCGGAAGCGGGCATTCATTGCGCTACAGCCAAACGTTAAAGAAGGAGCTGATTTACCTGGCTGTCCCCGTTAATGTCCGGGGCAAGCCCTGGGGTTATTGCCGCATTGCCTGGCCGTTCACCGATTTCTCCACTTACCGCTGGCATTTGTTCTTTTCTCTGCTAACCGGGTTTCTGATAGCTGCCGCCCTTTTGATCTTCATTTACAACACCTACTGGAACTCAGTCATCAGATCGATAAATAAAATTGAGGAGGCGGTAGCCCGAATAAGCGGCGGCGACCTTTCCGCCCGGGCACCTACCAACCAGGGAAGCACGGAATTGGATTTTATCGCCGGATCGCTCAATACACTGGCCCAGTCATGGGAAAACACCCTGTCCGACCGTGACGGACAAAGGCTCCGTCTATCAGCGGTCTTGCAAAGCATGTCCGAAGGAGTGCTGGTGATTGACAATCGCCAAAGAATAACGATGATAAATGCTCCGGCCTGCCGCATGTTCGGCCTGGAACATTCCGATTGCCAGGGCAGATTGCTTATTGAGGTCATACGCCATCCCGACATAGGAGAATGGTCCCGCCATTGTTCCTCCGGCCTCGAATTTGCGGTCGGCAACAAGAGCTATCTGGTTCACGGCTCGCCCCTGGAAAGCAACAAGCAGGATTCGGACATCGTAATCGTGGTCAGCGACATCACCGACTTTAAAAAGCTGGAGAACATCCGCAAGGATTTCGTGGCCAATGTTTCTCATGAGCTAAAAACACCCCTGTCGGCCATAATAGGCTATAGCCAGGCGCTCAATGACGGCAGTTATCAGAATAAAGACCAGATGCGTGATTTTTTGGAGCGGATACACCGGCAATCGGAGCGCATGAATCGGATAGTGAGCGACCTTCTGACGTTGTCCTCTTTTGAAACGGGAAGTTATGCCATCAATCTGCAGCCGGTCCTGCTAAAAGACCTGGTGCAGCGGGCTGTTGAGAACATACAGCAACCGGCCGGCCAAAAGAAACAGACAGTATTGGTGAAAGATATTCCCGAAAGCTGCCAAATAAAGGCCGATGAGATCAAAATGATACAGGCCTTGACCAACCTTATGGATAATGCCACCAAATATACACCGGAAGGCGGCCGGATAGAGGTTTCTGTCGAACTCAAGGATAATATCGTTCGTATCAGGGTATCAGATAACGGATCGGGCATATCTTCCGAGCACCTGACTCGTATTTTCGAAAGATTTTACAGGGTTGATAAGGGGCGTTCTCGCGAAATGGGGGGAACCGGCCTGGGGCTGGCTATCGTCAAACATATCGTAGAAATGCATCAAGGAAAAGTTGGTGTTTCAAGCCAGATCGGAAAAGGTAGCGAATTTTGGGCAGAATTGCCGATATAG
- the kdpA gene encoding potassium-transporting ATPase subunit KdpA, with protein sequence MKTNDWYFFLFYGAALTATAPLIGYWMARVLNGQRSFLTRFIGPVENGVYKLAGIQPDKEMHWKTYLLSLLAFNGIGFTVLFILQLTQNNLPLNPQHLPNVPGWQAFNTAVSFMTNTNWQAYAGENTLSPLVQMAGLGVQNFLSAATGIAVLLAFARGLVRHSAETIGNFWSDVTRTTLYVLLPLSLLFSLILVQQGVVQSFRQNVTAKTLNGTEQIIPLGPVASQVAIKQLGTNGGGYFGTNSSHPFENPTPLTNFLEVLAILLLPAALVFMFGKMIGNKKHAWMLYGVMLLMLGGGLALSCAADDQLAKQVPGLSLEGREFRFGRAASILWSVATTAASNGSVNSMHDSMAPLAGLVQMFNMMVGEVIFGGVGSGMYGMLLYVLLTVFIAGLMVGRSPEYLGKRIDRYTVIWASIGLLLPSAVILLGTALSCLSPSGLASLLNGGPHGFSEILYAWTSAAANNGSAMAGLNASTNFYTIGLGAAMLLGRFGVIVPVLAITGRLVQGKSVPPSTGTFPTDTLTFAAILIAVILIVGGLTFFPALSLGPMIEHLLMETGNLF encoded by the coding sequence ATGAAAACAAATGATTGGTATTTTTTCCTTTTCTACGGCGCTGCGCTTACAGCAACGGCTCCGTTGATCGGCTACTGGATGGCCAGGGTTTTGAACGGGCAGCGCAGTTTCCTCACCCGTTTCATCGGGCCGGTTGAAAATGGTGTCTACAAACTGGCTGGCATCCAACCGGACAAGGAAATGCATTGGAAAACCTATTTGCTGTCACTTTTGGCCTTTAACGGAATAGGCTTTACCGTGCTTTTCATCCTCCAACTGACCCAGAATAACCTGCCGCTTAATCCCCAGCACCTGCCAAACGTACCAGGTTGGCAGGCTTTTAATACGGCCGTCAGCTTTATGACCAACACCAATTGGCAGGCCTATGCCGGGGAAAACACCCTCAGCCCCCTGGTGCAGATGGCGGGGCTTGGCGTCCAGAATTTTCTAAGCGCCGCCACCGGCATTGCTGTGTTGCTGGCCTTTGCCCGGGGTTTGGTCCGCCACTCAGCGGAGACTATCGGCAATTTTTGGAGCGATGTGACCCGGACCACATTGTATGTTTTGCTGCCGCTGTCGCTGCTCTTTTCCCTGATCCTGGTCCAACAAGGGGTGGTCCAGTCGTTCCGGCAGAATGTAACCGCTAAAACGCTGAACGGCACGGAGCAGATCATTCCGCTGGGCCCGGTGGCTTCACAGGTGGCCATCAAACAACTAGGCACCAACGGCGGCGGTTACTTCGGGACCAACAGCTCCCATCCGTTTGAGAACCCAACCCCGCTTACTAATTTCCTGGAAGTGCTGGCCATTCTTTTGCTCCCGGCGGCGCTGGTGTTCATGTTCGGAAAGATGATCGGAAACAAAAAACACGCATGGATGCTGTATGGCGTGATGCTGTTGATGCTGGGGGGCGGGCTGGCCCTGTCCTGCGCGGCAGACGATCAACTGGCAAAGCAGGTCCCAGGTCTCTCCCTGGAAGGTCGGGAATTCCGGTTCGGCCGGGCGGCCAGCATACTGTGGAGCGTGGCCACCACGGCCGCTTCCAACGGCTCGGTCAATTCCATGCACGACAGCATGGCGCCTTTGGCCGGTCTGGTTCAGATGTTCAACATGATGGTCGGAGAAGTGATCTTCGGCGGGGTGGGCAGCGGAATGTACGGTATGCTGTTATACGTCCTGCTGACCGTTTTCATCGCCGGGCTGATGGTGGGACGTTCGCCCGAATACCTGGGAAAGAGGATAGACCGTTATACCGTGATCTGGGCCAGCATCGGCCTGCTGCTGCCGTCGGCGGTCATCCTTTTGGGCACGGCCCTGTCGTGCTTGTCCCCGTCGGGTTTAGCTTCGCTCTTAAACGGAGGACCTCACGGTTTCAGCGAGATATTGTACGCCTGGACCTCGGCGGCAGCCAACAACGGCAGCGCCATGGCGGGGCTCAATGCCTCCACAAATTTCTATACTATCGGGCTGGGTGCAGCCATGTTGTTGGGAAGGTTCGGGGTCATCGTCCCGGTTTTAGCCATAACCGGACGCCTGGTCCAGGGCAAGTCGGTGCCTCCCTCGACCGGGACCTTTCCCACCGACACTCTTACTTTTGCGGCCATACTGATAGCCGTGATCCTGATAGTCGGCGGACTCACTTTCTTTCCGGCGCTCTCGCTGGGCCCGATGATCGAGCATTTGCTTATGGAAACCGGCAACCTGTTTTAA
- the pstB gene encoding phosphate ABC transporter ATP-binding protein PstB → MQTGNNRLEIKEFNLYYNRTKALEDISMMIPEKKVTAIIGPSGCGKSTLLRSINRMNEMIDGVTVEGQILLDGEDIYQRDIDVVELRRKVGMVFQRPNPFPKSIFENVAFGVRMGDNVPAKEKLEEVVERSLKEAAIWDEVKDRRHRSAMELSGGQQQRICIARALAVEPEVILMDEPASALDPIATAKIEELIFRLKEKYTIVIVTHNMQQAARVSDFTAFLMLGKLVEFGPTEKMMTNPGNKLTEEYITGRFG, encoded by the coding sequence ATGCAGACCGGAAACAATAGGTTGGAAATAAAGGAATTCAACCTATACTACAATCGCACCAAGGCCCTGGAGGATATTTCGATGATGATCCCCGAAAAGAAGGTGACCGCCATCATCGGGCCGTCGGGCTGCGGGAAGTCGACCCTATTGCGGTCAATAAACCGGATGAACGAAATGATCGACGGCGTGACGGTAGAGGGGCAGATCCTGCTGGACGGGGAGGACATCTATCAAAGGGATATAGATGTGGTGGAGTTGCGACGCAAGGTGGGCATGGTCTTTCAAAGGCCCAATCCCTTTCCGAAATCTATATTCGAGAACGTGGCCTTCGGGGTAAGGATGGGCGATAACGTTCCGGCCAAGGAAAAATTGGAAGAGGTGGTGGAGCGGTCATTAAAGGAGGCCGCCATCTGGGACGAGGTAAAGGATCGGCGGCACCGTTCGGCCATGGAGCTGTCCGGCGGACAGCAGCAGCGGATATGCATCGCCCGCGCTTTGGCGGTCGAGCCGGAGGTCATCCTGATGGACGAGCCGGCCTCGGCCCTGGACCCCATTGCCACTGCCAAGATCGAAGAACTTATATTCCGCCTCAAGGAAAAATATACCATTGTCATCGTCACCCATAACATGCAACAGGCCGCCCGGGTGTCAGATTTCACCGCTTTTCTGATGCTGGGCAAACTGGTGGAATTCGGCCCCACCGAGAAGATGATGACCAATCCAGGCAACAAGCTGACCGAAGAATATATCACCGGAAGGTTCGGATGA
- a CDS encoding CehA/McbA family metallohydrolase: MGKSDLHIHTVYSDGSGTIEEVLRKSISAGLDAIAITDHNEIEGALKARELAVRWGLNIDVIIGEEITTSDGHVVGLFLKDRIRPLLTAEATVDEIHRQGGLAVAVHPFSLWLKLFKCGGVGTLVESLQFDAIETVNGSPTEGFSNAYTQKFNSKIRLAGVGGSDAHTPEAIGQGYTVFPGRGAAMLYSAIRNKAVRAKSGRSAGKALWDFLMKYLWGKMALYGPKGGVIDQMAAS, encoded by the coding sequence ATGGGTAAATCAGATCTACACATCCATACGGTATATTCGGACGGCTCCGGAACAATTGAAGAGGTTCTGCGAAAATCCATCTCCGCAGGACTGGACGCCATCGCCATAACCGACCACAACGAAATAGAGGGCGCCCTTAAGGCCCGGGAGCTGGCGGTTAGATGGGGGCTTAATATTGATGTGATAATCGGGGAGGAAATAACCACCTCGGACGGGCATGTGGTGGGCCTGTTTTTAAAAGACCGGATCCGGCCTCTATTGACCGCCGAGGCCACGGTGGATGAGATCCACCGGCAGGGAGGCCTGGCCGTGGCGGTGCATCCGTTCTCACTATGGCTTAAATTGTTCAAGTGCGGCGGGGTGGGAACCCTGGTGGAAAGCCTGCAGTTCGATGCCATTGAGACGGTTAACGGCTCTCCCACCGAAGGGTTCAGCAATGCCTATACCCAAAAATTCAACTCCAAAATCAGGCTGGCGGGGGTGGGAGGTTCCGATGCCCACACTCCGGAAGCCATCGGCCAGGGATATACGGTTTTCCCGGGAAGGGGAGCAGCCATGCTCTACTCGGCCATTAGGAACAAGGCGGTGCGGGCCAAAAGCGGCAGATCGGCCGGTAAAGCATTATGGGACTTTCTCATGAAATACCTGTGGGGCAAAATGGCCCTGTACGGGCCCAAGGGAGGGGTCATTGACCAGATGGCGGCAAGTTAA
- the pstC gene encoding phosphate ABC transporter permease subunit PstC: MSLKKRRFKYLGESLIEGNIKITATFAIVVVFLIFLFIMRESLPIFFNSEVQQEITFGQFFNGIAWQPVSDNPRFSLWPIILGSLKVTLIALFLAVPVAISAALYSSEFAGRRLKEFIKPAVELLAGIPSVVLGFFALIVMASFLKNIFGWEIRLNAVNAGIALGFAVIPSIYSLAEDAINAVPRSFREAALGLGASPWQTALKVVLPAALPGVSAAVLFGMGRAVGETMVVLMAAGNAPLFSFNPLNSTRTMTATIAAELGEVVFGSGHYHALFFIGLVLFLVTFAINMTSWVLFDGLMSKLYGAKK, from the coding sequence ATGAGCCTTAAGAAAAGGAGATTCAAATATCTCGGGGAATCCCTGATCGAGGGAAACATCAAGATCACCGCCACCTTCGCCATCGTGGTGGTATTCCTGATATTCCTATTCATCATGAGGGAGTCGCTGCCGATATTCTTCAACAGCGAGGTGCAGCAGGAGATAACCTTCGGCCAATTCTTCAACGGCATCGCCTGGCAGCCGGTGTCGGATAATCCCCGGTTCTCGCTGTGGCCCATCATCCTGGGCAGCTTAAAGGTGACCCTGATCGCATTGTTTTTAGCCGTTCCGGTGGCTATCTCCGCCGCTCTTTATAGCTCGGAGTTCGCCGGGCGCCGTTTAAAGGAATTCATCAAGCCGGCGGTGGAGCTGCTGGCCGGGATCCCTTCGGTAGTGCTGGGCTTCTTTGCCCTGATAGTTATGGCATCTTTTCTAAAAAATATCTTCGGCTGGGAGATCCGGCTAAATGCGGTCAATGCCGGGATAGCCCTGGGCTTTGCCGTCATTCCGTCCATCTATTCACTGGCCGAGGATGCCATCAATGCGGTCCCCCGGTCGTTCCGGGAGGCGGCCCTGGGGCTGGGGGCCTCCCCTTGGCAGACGGCCCTAAAAGTGGTTCTGCCGGCGGCCCTGCCCGGGGTGTCGGCAGCGGTTCTGTTCGGCATGGGACGGGCGGTGGGGGAGACCATGGTGGTGCTGATGGCGGCCGGGAATGCCCCGCTGTTCTCATTCAATCCTCTTAATTCCACCCGGACCATGACCGCCACCATCGCGGCCGAGCTGGGAGAGGTGGTCTTTGGCAGCGGACACTACCATGCCCTGTTCTTCATCGGGCTGGTCCTGTTCCTGGTCACCTTCGCGATAAACATGACCTCCTGGGTGCTGTTCGACGGGCTGATGAGCAAGCTTTACGGGGCCAAGAAATAG
- a CDS encoding phosphate ABC transporter substrate-binding protein has product MKFKNIRFWASLALVVILTCSFVMAGKAITIKGSDTLLMLGQRWAELYMQKNPGVVIQVTGGGSGVGIAALINGSTDICQASRSMKDSEKKKLRERYFNMGTEIPVAKDGVTIYVNEKNPVDELTLDQIRDIYTGKTTNWSQLGGSDAKIIVYGRENSSGTYVFFRESAMKNADYTSSMQSLPGTAAVVNAVAKDKFGIGYGGAAYAKGVKEVAIKTAKGSFRPTAETVKSGQYPLARDLYWYLRGKPSGEIKKMVAWVLSPEGQEVVKKVGYFTVK; this is encoded by the coding sequence ATGAAATTCAAGAATATCAGATTCTGGGCCTCGCTGGCCCTGGTGGTCATCCTGACCTGCAGTTTTGTCATGGCCGGGAAAGCCATAACCATTAAGGGCTCCGATACCCTGCTGATGCTGGGGCAGAGATGGGCCGAGCTGTACATGCAGAAGAACCCCGGGGTGGTGATCCAGGTGACCGGGGGCGGCTCGGGGGTGGGGATCGCCGCGCTGATCAACGGCTCCACCGACATCTGCCAGGCCTCTCGGAGCATGAAGGATTCCGAAAAGAAGAAACTACGCGAGCGCTATTTCAACATGGGCACCGAGATTCCGGTGGCCAAGGACGGGGTGACCATCTATGTCAACGAGAAAAACCCGGTGGACGAGCTGACCCTGGACCAGATCCGGGACATCTACACCGGCAAGACCACCAACTGGTCCCAGCTGGGCGGGTCCGATGCCAAGATCATAGTCTACGGACGCGAGAACAGCTCCGGCACCTACGTCTTCTTCCGGGAATCGGCCATGAAGAATGCCGACTATACTTCCAGCATGCAGTCCCTGCCGGGGACCGCGGCGGTGGTCAATGCGGTGGCCAAGGATAAATTCGGCATCGGCTACGGCGGGGCGGCTTACGCCAAGGGGGTCAAGGAAGTGGCCATCAAGACCGCTAAAGGCAGTTTCCGGCCCACCGCCGAGACCGTCAAGAGCGGCCAGTATCCCCTGGCCCGCGACCTTTACTGGTACCTGAGGGGCAAGCCCAGCGGCGAGATCAAGAAGATGGTCGCTTGGGTGCTTTCCCCCGAGGGCCAGGAAGTGGTGAAAAAGGTGGGATACTTTACCGTAAAATAA
- a CDS encoding response regulator transcription factor: MPKKIYIAEDEKDIADIVRHYLKNAGYAVEVFEDGEKALRRIRLSVPDLLLLDLMLPGMDGLEICRLLRSEPPTKKLPIIMLTAKGEETDKIVGLEMGADDYITKPFSPKELVARVKALFRRNQPDLEAVKKIQYGKLFLDIETHTVSLNNKEVTLTAKEFALLEYLLQRKGKLVSRDNILDAVWGMDYYGGNRTIDVHIRHLREKIPLLKASLATVKSFGYKLKDEK; the protein is encoded by the coding sequence ATGCCCAAGAAGATATATATTGCGGAGGACGAAAAGGACATCGCCGATATCGTCAGGCATTACCTGAAGAATGCCGGCTATGCGGTAGAGGTCTTTGAAGATGGGGAAAAAGCTTTGCGTAGGATACGGCTTTCGGTCCCGGATCTTTTATTGTTGGACTTGATGCTTCCCGGCATGGATGGCCTGGAGATTTGCCGCCTGCTGAGATCTGAACCGCCGACAAAAAAATTACCGATAATCATGCTGACCGCCAAGGGCGAGGAGACCGACAAGATCGTCGGCCTAGAGATGGGGGCTGATGACTATATCACCAAACCCTTCAGCCCCAAGGAATTGGTGGCCAGGGTCAAGGCCCTTTTCCGCCGTAACCAACCGGATTTGGAAGCAGTAAAGAAAATTCAATATGGAAAACTTTTCCTTGATATCGAGACCCACACCGTATCCCTGAATAATAAGGAAGTGACGTTGACCGCCAAGGAATTCGCCCTGCTGGAATATCTGCTGCAACGCAAGGGCAAACTGGTGTCGCGCGATAACATACTAGATGCGGTTTGGGGCATGGATTATTACGGGGGCAACCGCACCATCGACGTTCATATCCGCCACCTGCGCGAAAAGATACCCCTCTTGAAGGCCTCCCTGGCCACCGTAAAATCATTCGGTTACAAATTGAAGGACGAAAAATAA
- a CDS encoding porin: MSKVKVMIFSLAVMMACQTAFAQRSRTAKPDTAVINLQQRMEALTSQVNSLGQELSSAKDQLNKQEQTPVQVVEEKVSAAHDKLAGMEERMLTAESDIGGLKKLKVSGYIQTRFEYVNHDKIDSAANSVDTKADSSWFYVRRGRIKFVYTPSATSQYCIYPDFSKNTVTLKEAWITLSEPWTAMKFNLTMGQMNWPFGVEIERSSSVREVPERSTMSGALFKGERDRGVKLNFTPVKNLGVDLGVYNGYGVDNSTFTWFDPTKPKDVVGRVRYDFGLVALSGSWYEGREKFSSSKDSADHYKGRMGGALEFYHQFLPVGGTGLLAEVVKGESREKEVMGLYVMGIQNIGDKLGLAFRVDSYDPNISSDTTTFNTTAAALEYDQTSNISLAVNYWWDAAVRLTLAVDRTLYHTNMTLAQNPDSQYKTYQDDKITAQMQIKF; the protein is encoded by the coding sequence ATGAGCAAGGTAAAGGTGATGATATTCAGCCTGGCAGTAATGATGGCCTGCCAGACGGCGTTTGCCCAGAGGTCAAGAACAGCGAAGCCGGACACCGCGGTGATAAACCTTCAGCAGAGGATGGAGGCCCTGACATCTCAGGTGAACAGCCTGGGCCAGGAGCTGAGCTCCGCCAAGGATCAATTGAACAAGCAGGAGCAGACCCCGGTCCAGGTGGTGGAAGAAAAGGTTTCAGCCGCCCACGACAAACTGGCCGGGATGGAAGAGAGGATGCTGACCGCCGAGAGCGATATCGGAGGACTGAAGAAGCTCAAGGTCTCGGGATACATCCAGACCCGTTTCGAGTATGTCAATCATGACAAGATCGACAGCGCCGCCAATTCGGTCGACACCAAAGCCGATTCCAGCTGGTTCTACGTCCGCCGGGGCAGAATAAAATTCGTCTACACTCCATCGGCCACGTCGCAGTATTGCATTTATCCAGACTTTTCCAAGAATACCGTTACCCTCAAAGAGGCCTGGATAACCCTGAGCGAGCCCTGGACCGCAATGAAGTTCAACCTGACCATGGGCCAGATGAACTGGCCGTTCGGGGTGGAGATCGAACGCTCCTCATCGGTGCGTGAGGTTCCGGAGCGCAGCACCATGTCGGGCGCCCTGTTCAAGGGAGAGCGGGACCGGGGCGTCAAGCTTAATTTCACACCGGTGAAAAACCTTGGCGTAGACCTGGGTGTTTACAACGGCTATGGAGTGGACAACTCCACTTTCACTTGGTTTGATCCCACCAAGCCCAAGGATGTTGTAGGCCGGGTGCGCTACGACTTCGGGCTGGTGGCCCTGAGCGGCTCCTGGTACGAGGGCCGGGAGAAGTTCTCCTCCAGCAAGGATTCGGCCGACCATTACAAGGGCCGGATGGGCGGGGCCCTGGAGTTCTACCACCAGTTCCTGCCGGTGGGCGGCACCGGCCTGCTGGCCGAGGTGGTCAAGGGCGAATCCCGGGAGAAGGAGGTCATGGGCCTCTATGTGATGGGCATCCAGAACATCGGCGACAAGCTGGGGCTGGCCTTCCGGGTGGACAGCTATGACCCCAACATTTCCTCCGACACCACTACCTTCAATACCACCGCCGCGGCCCTGGAGTACGACCAGACCTCCAACATCTCCCTGGCCGTCAACTACTGGTGGGATGCCGCCGTCCGGCTGACCCTGGCGGTGGACCGCACCCTGTACCATACCAACATGACCCTGGCCCAGAACCCCGATTCCCAGTATAAGACCTACCAGGACGACAAGATCACCGCCCAGATGCAGATCAAATTCTAA
- the pstA gene encoding phosphate ABC transporter permease PstA produces the protein MTNKINLRNIKDKLKIGLTGSAVLLILAILAIILGTVIIGGYKSISWEFLTQAPADGMTKGGIFPAIFGMVFSLMLMLIAVVPVGVATAVYLHEYARPGFILTKLIRGAVNNLAGVPSIVFGLFGLGFFIQFIGGGLDHSLGQTGLFGQPCILWASLTLALMNLPMIIVATEEALRAIPQAERAGALALGATKWQSIRHVVLPQAIPGILTGVVLVISRGAGEVAPIMFTGAAYYLPYLPKLPTDQFMTLGYHIFVMTTQSPDIDATVPIAMGATLVLLALTFSLNIIAIIIRSRTRSQLRKGR, from the coding sequence ATGACAAATAAGATAAACTTAAGAAATATCAAAGATAAACTCAAAATTGGCCTGACCGGATCGGCGGTGCTGCTGATCCTGGCCATTCTGGCGATCATACTAGGCACGGTTATTATCGGCGGATATAAAAGCATCAGTTGGGAATTTTTGACCCAAGCGCCCGCCGATGGCATGACCAAGGGCGGGATATTTCCGGCCATATTCGGGATGGTATTCTCGCTGATGCTGATGCTGATCGCGGTGGTGCCGGTAGGCGTGGCCACCGCAGTCTATTTACATGAGTACGCCCGGCCCGGTTTCATTCTGACCAAGCTGATCCGCGGGGCGGTCAACAATCTGGCCGGCGTCCCCTCCATCGTCTTCGGCCTGTTCGGGCTGGGTTTTTTCATCCAGTTCATCGGGGGGGGGCTTGACCACTCGCTGGGACAGACCGGCCTGTTCGGACAGCCATGCATACTTTGGGCCTCGCTGACCCTGGCCTTGATGAACCTGCCGATGATCATAGTGGCCACCGAGGAGGCTCTCCGGGCCATTCCCCAGGCGGAACGGGCCGGAGCCCTGGCCCTGGGCGCCACCAAGTGGCAATCGATAAGGCATGTGGTGCTTCCCCAAGCCATCCCCGGCATCCTGACCGGAGTGGTGCTGGTCATCAGCCGGGGGGCCGGTGAGGTGGCTCCAATCATGTTCACCGGGGCGGCCTATTACCTGCCGTACCTGCCCAAGCTGCCCACCGACCAGTTCATGACCCTGGGCTACCATATATTCGTAATGACCACCCAATCGCCGGATATAGACGCCACGGTGCCTATAGCCATGGGAGCCACCCTGGTACTATTGGCCCTAACCTTTTCGCTAAACATCATCGCCATAATCATAAGATCCCGCACCAGAAGCCAGCTTAGAAAGGGAAGATAA
- the phoU gene encoding phosphate signaling complex protein PhoU: protein MEQRRHVDRELEQIKEKLLLMASKAEQIISQAVESLLHRDLAKAEQIMALDREIDRLEIEIENDAISLIARHQPAAKDLRLLIGIIKINNDIERIGDHGVNIAQCTLKLGQEPPLKPLVDIPRMAHLVASMLRDSLDSFVHEDVEKARQVCATDSQVDQLKDQTLRELMTYMFEKPKAISRALGLILISRNLERIADLSTNISEEVIYICQAKVIKHHQEK from the coding sequence ATGGAACAAAGAAGACACGTCGACCGTGAGCTGGAGCAGATAAAGGAAAAACTGCTTTTGATGGCGTCCAAGGCCGAGCAGATAATCAGCCAGGCGGTGGAATCGCTTTTACATAGGGACCTGGCCAAGGCCGAGCAGATCATGGCCTTGGACAGGGAGATCGACAGGCTGGAGATAGAGATAGAGAACGACGCCATCTCGTTGATAGCCCGCCACCAGCCGGCCGCTAAAGATCTGAGGCTGCTGATCGGGATAATAAAGATAAACAACGATATCGAGCGCATCGGCGACCACGGGGTGAATATCGCCCAATGCACCCTGAAGCTGGGCCAGGAGCCGCCGTTAAAGCCCCTGGTAGATATTCCCCGGATGGCACATTTGGTTGCTTCGATGCTCAGGGATAGTTTGGATAGCTTTGTCCATGAGGATGTGGAAAAGGCCCGTCAGGTTTGCGCCACCGACAGCCAGGTAGACCAGCTTAAGGATCAAACCTTGCGGGAACTGATGACCTATATGTTCGAGAAGCCGAAAGCCATCAGCCGGGCCCTGGGGCTGATACTGATCAGCCGCAATCTGGAGCGGATAGCCGACCTGTCTACCAATATCAGTGAAGAGGTGATCTACATTTGCCAGGCCAAAGTCATCAAGCACCATCAGGAGAAATGA